The nucleotide sequence ATCGGCGTTCCTTCCGCCGAGGCGCCGCGGCGCGGCTCCCGGTACTGGGACCCGCTGGCCACCCTGGGTTATATCGCGGCCCGCACGCGGCACATCCGACTCGCCACCATGACCCTGGTGCTCGGCTATCACCACCCGCTGGCGATCGTAAAGCGTTACGGCACACTGGATCACGTCAGCGGCGGCAGGCTGATATTGGGCGTCGGCGTCGGCAGCCTGAAGGAAGAGTTCGACCTTCTCGGGGCGCCGTTTGACGATCGTGGTGCGCGCGGCGACGACGCGCTGCGCGCGCTGCGTGCGGCGCTGCCGACCAACGAGCCGGCCTACGCGGGCGAGTATTACTCGTTTGGCGGGCTCACCGTCGACCCCTGCGCGCTGCAGGCCCACCTGCCGATTTGGATTGGTGGCCGCACCAAGCGCTCGTTGCGGCGTGCGGTCACCCTCGCCGAGGGGTGGTGCCCCTTCGGTGTGTCTGTTGCCACCGCTGCCGAGTGGCTGCGGGCCTGGCAACTTCCCGAGGGATTCGAGGTCGTCTTGCCCGCTGATCAGCCTCTCGACCCGGTGGGAGCGCCGGAGGTGACCGCGGAAACGCTACGGACCATGGCCGCGGCCGGCACCACCACGGTGTCCGCGCGGTTCCTCCATCACTCGCTTGA is from Mycobacterium conspicuum and encodes:
- a CDS encoding TIGR03619 family F420-dependent LLM class oxidoreductase, whose amino-acid sequence is MKLGIATPVVTNVAGAALTWEKNATIDDIGRVAETADRLGYHHLTCSEHIGVPSAEAPRRGSRYWDPLATLGYIAARTRHIRLATMTLVLGYHHPLAIVKRYGTLDHVSGGRLILGVGVGSLKEEFDLLGAPFDDRGARGDDALRALRAALPTNEPAYAGEYYSFGGLTVDPCALQAHLPIWIGGRTKRSLRRAVTLAEGWCPFGVSVATAAEWLRAWQLPEGFEVVLPADQPLDPVGAPEVTAETLRTMAAAGTTTVSARFLHHSLEHYLEQIHALAELHGREGSQATA